The following coding sequences are from one Nitrospirota bacterium window:
- a CDS encoding helix-turn-helix transcriptional regulator, giving the protein MLGEKIRKAREYKEITQEELAEKCGVSSVYINYLENNKRRASYKLLMKIADVLEIPISELSKDLSLKTDSEQRLLEVLRDHDITKPEELEFVLKDLRRLKDTEGESFLAAVKLLAAEIGKKKGERKP; this is encoded by the coding sequence ATGCTTGGTGAAAAAATTAGAAAAGCCAGAGAATATAAGGAAATTACGCAAGAAGAGTTGGCTGAAAAATGCGGAGTTTCGAGCGTCTATATAAATTATTTAGAAAACAATAAGAGACGTGCATCCTACAAGTTATTGATGAAAATAGCTGATGTTCTTGAAATACCCATATCTGAACTTTCAAAAGACTTATCCCTCAAGACCGATTCAGAACAGCGACTACTGGAGGTGCTTCGTGATCATGATATTACCAAGCCTGAAGAGCTTGAGTTTGTATTGAAGGATTTAAGGAGGCTGAAGGATACAGAGGGTGAATCTTTTCTTGCTGCTGTTAAACTACTTGCAGCGGAAATAGGGAAGAAAAAAGGAGAAAGAAAGCCATAA
- a CDS encoding type II toxin-antitoxin system HicA family toxin yields MPRLTPIHWKVLKCIFEQAGFVYSRTEGDHIALEKVGVKRPVIIPKYDEVGLDIIKSNMRTANMNREKYFKLLAKCK; encoded by the coding sequence TTGCCACGTTTAACACCTATTCACTGGAAAGTCCTGAAATGTATATTTGAGCAGGCAGGATTTGTTTATAGCAGGACAGAAGGGGATCATATTGCACTTGAAAAAGTAGGTGTGAAACGTCCTGTAATCATCCCAAAGTATGATGAAGTTGGCCTTGATATAATTAAATCCAATATGCGGACAGCAAACATGAACAGAGAGAAATATTTTAAGCTATTAGCAAAATGTAAATAA
- a CDS encoding type II toxin-antitoxin system HicB family antitoxin, with protein MQVVFNIQLPAQVKKEGKWYISSCTILDVYSQGETKVKALDNLIEATRLFLVSCFERGTLGEVLQDCGFKPLSTKGPIKEKPFPKKYESIHVPLPFNLRGSQSHCHV; from the coding sequence ATGCAAGTTGTTTTTAATATACAATTGCCTGCACAGGTTAAGAAAGAAGGAAAGTGGTACATATCATCATGCACTATTCTGGATGTATATTCACAGGGCGAAACAAAAGTAAAGGCATTAGATAATCTTATTGAGGCTACCAGGCTTTTTTTAGTTTCTTGTTTTGAACGTGGGACACTGGGGGAAGTTTTACAGGATTGCGGTTTTAAACCTCTCTCCACAAAGGGACCTATAAAAGAAAAACCATTCCCAAAGAAATATGAAAGCATTCATGTGCCCCTTCCTTTTAATCTACGAGGTAGCCAAAGTCATTGCCACGTTTAA
- a CDS encoding helix-turn-helix domain-containing protein, with protein MINAEKVYRDIINMPIGERERLFSIIARYGFEKEYYTHEEVFGDINSSPFTIKEAAEYLGIAEITIRRWVKNGVLKHKRIGKNIVFEPYDLKTFKTQRN; from the coding sequence ATGATAAATGCAGAGAAGGTTTACAGAGATATTATTAATATGCCAATAGGGGAAAGGGAACGACTTTTTTCTATTATTGCACGTTATGGGTTTGAGAAAGAATATTATACCCATGAAGAGGTGTTTGGTGATATAAATAGCTCCCCTTTCACTATTAAGGAAGCTGCTGAATACCTTGGAATTGCGGAAATTACTATCAGGAGATGGGTAAAGAATGGTGTTCTTAAACATAAACGGATTGGAAAGAATATAGTGTTTGAGCCTTATGATTTAAAAACCTTTAAGACACAGAGAAATTAA
- a CDS encoding type II toxin-antitoxin system RelE/ParE family toxin, with protein sequence MDRLYKLPFKKFVKKQTRGFQLLIEDEIEQIADDPVIGEAKSGDLSGFRVHKFKSNSQEYLIAYRIEENDIVFYLIGTHENFYRDLKQYRKG encoded by the coding sequence ATGGATAGATTATATAAGCTGCCTTTTAAAAAGTTTGTTAAGAAGCAAACAAGAGGTTTTCAATTACTTATTGAAGATGAGATAGAGCAGATTGCTGATGATCCGGTTATAGGTGAAGCGAAAAGCGGTGACCTGTCGGGCTTCAGGGTGCACAAGTTTAAATCTAACAGCCAGGAATATTTGATAGCTTACAGGATAGAGGAGAATGATATAGTATTTTATCTGATAGGAACACATGAGAATTTTTATAGAGACCTAAAACAATATAGAAAGGGGTAA